From Solea solea chromosome 20, fSolSol10.1, whole genome shotgun sequence, one genomic window encodes:
- the edn2 gene encoding endothelin-2: MMMTMMVDSFMCKILTLILVCTTLQHACGLPLSEPAEPPAHTPAHSQHVRTKRCSCNSWDDKECIYFCHLDIIWVNTPSKLLPYGLGSPSSRRHRSAGRCKCLTPADKTCSSFCQNSAHNPRTDVVGSSGKTENIDGNKLLAYFRSVVKSNIGILSSKKNKASVKRLKSRTRR, encoded by the exons atgatgatgacgatgatggtgGATTCCTTCATGTGCaagattctgactttaatcctcGTCTGCACGACTCTGCAACATG CTTGTGGACTCCCGTTATCAGAGCCAGCGGAACCACCAGCTCATACTCCTGCACATTCACAACATGTCAGGACCAAACGCTGCTCCTGTAACAGCTGGGATGATAAAGAATGCATCTACTTCTGCCACCTGGATATTATCTGGGTCAACACGCCAAG TAAGCTCCTTCCATATGGTCTTGGGAGCCCCTCATCTCGTCGCCACCGCTCCGCCGGCCGATGCAAATGCCTGACACCAGCTGATAAAACCTGCTCTAGCTTCTGTCAAAACAG TGCTCACAACCCAAGGACTGATGTCGTGGGCTCATCgggaaaaactgaaaacatagATGGCAACAAATTACTTGCATATTTCAG ATCTGTGGTTAAGTCCAACATTGGCATTCTGTCATCAAAGAAGAACAAGGCTTCAGTCAAAAGGCTCAAGAGCAGAACAAGGAGATAg